From Nicotiana tabacum cultivar K326 chromosome 20, ASM71507v2, whole genome shotgun sequence, one genomic window encodes:
- the LOC107763304 gene encoding carbonic anhydrase 2-like translates to MAEESYENATNGGAKKEFNPDERIRSGFAYFKTEKYDKDPEFYDELAKDQSPKFLVFACSDSRVCPSHILNFQSGEAFLVRNIANMVPPYDHIKYSGAGASIEYEIVHFKVENILVMGHSCCGGIKGLMSIPDVIEEWVKISISKAKVKREHGDKDFTEQCTILEKEAVNESLANLLTYPFVREAVMNKSLALKGGHYDFVNGSFELWDLDEFNISHSGSL, encoded by the exons ATGGCTGAGGAATCATATGAAAACGCCACTAATGGAGGAGCAAAGAAAGAGTTTAACCCGGATGAGAGGATCCGCTCCGGATTCGCTTACTTCAAGACTGAGAAATATGA CAAAGATCCCGAGTTCTACGATGAGCTCGCAAAAGATCAAAGCCCAAAG TTTTTGGTATTCGCCTGCTCCGACTCCAGAGTGTGCCCATCCCACATACTTAACTTCCAATCAGGGGAGGCTTTTCTGGTTCGTAATATAGCCAACATGGTCCCTCCTTATGACCAT ATTAAATATTCTGGAGCTGGGGCATCTATTGAATATGAAATTGTCCACTTCAAG GTGGAGAATATTTTGGTGATGGGGCACAGCTGCTGTGGAGGTATAAAAGGACTCATGTCTATCCCTGATG TGATCGAAGAATGGGTCAAAATCTCGATATCAAAGGCAAAGGTAAAGAGAGAACATGGCGACAAGGATTTCACTGAACAATGTACAATATTGGAGAAG GAGGCAGTAAATGAATCACTAGCCAACTTACTGACATATCCATTTGTGAGGGAAGCTGTGATGAACAAAAGCCTTGCTCTGAAAGGTGGACACTACGATTTTGTGAATGGTTCTTTTGAGCTCTGGGATCTTGATGAGTTCAACATTAGCCATTCCGGTTCACTCTAG